One window from the genome of Brachionichthys hirsutus isolate HB-005 unplaced genomic scaffold, CSIRO-AGI_Bhir_v1 contig_283, whole genome shotgun sequence encodes:
- the LOC137914163 gene encoding angiomotin-like 2a has translation MTSPEEPSGTVLHRLIQEQLRYGNPTDTRTLLAIQQQALRGGSNSGPGGGGEIGKSPRSSMESLAQEEPSFPQLSARQEPQGQEHQGDYHHSESSYQLHQLHGEELPTYEQAKANSQYLASHWAPGAPVRQLHEGTLHEGAFHEETDQMEQRCTHVRSLSDRRMQISLERNDATAKEEVISSSSHSYPELPFYPPQGPQAIQSLDKRSPPPEYASTIQGFIPHHVQEPTPEQQHRFVQFGQPTEVPCYNTFTSLPPAGLEEPNQVELLLMENERLRQELEAQREKTGRIQKLEQEIERISEAYETLMQGSSKRENLEQTMRRRLVAEIRRLQDFNRDLRENLENARTHVAKEVEVADHNHHIMAKLLEQNEEQNLERERVEREVQRLRTTTEEQSVRAKRLEDALEAARGRGRQLEEELRRKRAYVEKVERLQSALAQLQSTCEKRESLEMKLRTRLEQELRSLRAQQRQSQPPGLTMSSLQERLREREERILTLETDMVRWEQKYLEESTMRQFAMEVAATAAAQRDTTIINHSPGHSSSNSFNEELPVGDHRNQEMENRIRALYAQILEKDAVIKILNQRLHQDQGRKKEPGPRTNLLNTSVPCLRPASSTPAICTVAKSRGKSLSDDQTFPNHPFAPQSEPGTLERPMEGNKPTEAAGKTTLISDKAASKKLLLNPFRGLDELESEAVEIFI, from the exons ATGACGTCCCCCGAGGAGCCGTCTGGCACGGTCCTCCACCGGCTCATCCAGGAGCAGCTCCGCTACGGAAACCCAACGGACACTCGCACCTTATTGGCCATCCAGCAGCAGGCCCTGCGCGGAGGCAGCAACAGCGGTCCCGGCGGTGGAGGAGAAATTGGCAAAAGCCCACGATCCTCCATGGAGAGCCTCGCACAGGAGGAGCCTTCGTTCCCTCAGCTCTCTGCCAGGCAGGAGCCCCAAGGTCAGGAGCACCAGGGTGACTATCACCACTCAGAAAGTAGCTACCAGCTTCACCAGCTGCATGGGGAGGAGCTGCCAACTTATGAGCAGGCCAAGGCCAACTCGCAGTACCTGGCCTCTCACTGGGCCCCTGGTGCACCCGTCAGGCAACTCCACGAGGGGACGCTGCACGAGGGGGCCTTCCACGAAGAGACTGATCAGATGGAGCAGAGGTGCACGCATGTGCGCTCGCTCAGTGACCGCCGCATGCAGATCTCTCTAGAGAGGAATGATGCAACGGCCAAAGAGGAGGTCATCAGCAGTTCTTCTCACAGCTACCCAGAGCTTCCTTTCTACCCACCGCAAGGCCCACAGGCCATCCAAAGTCTGGACAAGCGCAGCCCCCCGCCAGAGTACGCATCCACAATCCAAGGATTTATCCCTCATCACGTTCAGGAGCCGACGCCGGAGCAGCAGCACAG GTTTGTCCAGTTTGGTCAGCCGACAGAAGTCCCTTGCTACAACACATTCACCAgtctgccacctgctggcctgGAGGAGCCCAACCAGGTGGAGCTGCTCCTGATGGAGAACGAGAGGCTGAGGCAGGAGCTGGAGGCTCAAAGGGAGAAGACTGGCCGTATTCAGAAG TTGGAGCAGGAGATTGAGCGCATTTCCGAAGCCTACGAGACGCTGATGCAGGGCAGCAGCAAGCGGGAAAACCTGGAGcagacgatgaggaggaggctcGTCGCCGAGATCAGGAGGCTGCAGGACTTCAACAGAGATCTTCGAG AAAACCTGGAAAACGCAAGGACGCATGTCGCAAAAGAAGTCGAAGTGGCCGACCACAACCATCACATCATGGCGAAGCTGCTGGAACAAA ATGAGGAGCAGAACTTGGAGCGGGAGCGCGTAGAGCGGGAGGTGCAGCGATTGCGAACCACCACCGAGGAGCAGAGCGTCAGGGCAAAGCGACTCGAGGATGCCCTGGAGGCAGCCCGAGGACGAGGTCGCCAGCTCGAGGAAGAGTTGCGGAGGAAGAGAGCTTATGTGGAGAAGGTGGAGAGGCTTCAGAGTGCGTTGGCTCAGCTGCAGTCGACCTGCGAGAAGAGGGAAAGTCTCGAGATGAAGCTAAGGACACGACTAGAGCAGGAACTCAGGAGTCTGAGGGCACAACAG AGGCAGTCCCAGCCACCAGGACTGACCATGAGCTCTCTCCAAGAGCGCCTGCGGGAGCGCGAGGAGCGAATCCTGACCCTCGAGACCGACATGGTGCGGTGGGAGCAGAAGTACCTTGAGGAAAGCACGATGAGGCAGTTTGCAATGGAGGTAGCTGCCACCGCCGCAGCCCAgag agaCACCACCATTATTAACCACTCACCCGGCCACTCCTCCAGCAACAGCTTCAACGAGGAGCTGCCAGTTGGCGACCACAGAAATCAGGAAATGGAGAACAG GATCCGCGCTCTTTACGCTCAGATCTTGGAAAAGGATGCCGTGATCAAGATCCTGAACCAGCGACTGCACCAGGACCAGGGGCGTAAAAAGGAGCCGGGTCCCCGCACCAACCTCCTGAACACGTCGGTTCCGTGTCTCCGGCCAGCCTCCTCCACGCCAGCTATCTGCACCGTCGCAAAAagcagag GTAAGAGTCTTTCAGATGATCAGACTTTCCCAAACCACCCGTTCGCTCCTCAGTCCGAACCTGGAACGCTAGAAAGGCCGATGGAGGGAAACAAACCCACAGAGGCTGCTGGCAAAACTACACTCATCAGCG acaAGGCAGCATCTAAGAAGTTGCTATTAAACCCCTTCAGGGGCCTGGATGAGCTGGAGTCAGAGGCTGtggaaatctttatttaa